From the Gramella sp. Hel_I_59 genome, one window contains:
- a CDS encoding magnesium chelatase: protein MNTKDIKTLGALKSSGYQTKSIKDELRDNLKVRIKEGKKAFEGIHGYDYTVIPELERAILSKHNINLLGLRGQAKTRLARLMVNLLDEWIPVVAGSEINDDPLKPISRYAQEKIAEEGDGTPIEWMHREDRFFEKLATPDVTVADLIGDVDPIKAANLRLSYADDRVIHYGMIPRANRSIFVINELPDLQARIQVALFNILQEGDIQIRGFKLRLPLDMQFVFTANPEDYTNRGSIVTPLKDRIGSQILTHYPQNIDIAKTITAQEAKKDGRQEDTIKVPELAKNLLEQISFEARDSEYIDHKSGVSARMSITAFENLLSTAERRILKTGSEETTLRFGDFLGVIPAITGKVELVYEGEQEGAAFVAMELIGAAVKTLFPEYFPKIEKLQKPDATTPYDDLVEWFFESSGFELPDDLSDSEYKEQLDSIEPLNELIQKYQPNIETSDKYFMKEFLLWALVEHKKLSKQRFSKGLKFKDLYGSYISGL, encoded by the coding sequence ATGAATACGAAAGATATCAAGACACTTGGAGCATTAAAATCTTCAGGTTACCAGACTAAAAGTATTAAAGACGAACTTAGAGATAACTTAAAAGTCAGAATAAAAGAAGGCAAAAAAGCATTTGAAGGCATTCACGGGTATGATTACACGGTGATTCCGGAGCTTGAACGGGCTATTCTATCAAAACATAATATTAATTTACTAGGATTACGCGGACAGGCAAAAACCAGGCTAGCCAGGCTCATGGTGAATTTATTGGACGAATGGATTCCGGTAGTTGCAGGTTCAGAGATCAATGATGATCCTTTAAAACCAATTAGCCGTTATGCTCAGGAGAAAATTGCGGAAGAAGGTGATGGAACTCCAATAGAATGGATGCATCGCGAAGATCGGTTCTTCGAGAAGCTAGCAACTCCAGATGTTACTGTAGCAGATCTTATAGGTGATGTAGATCCAATCAAAGCTGCGAATTTGAGACTGAGTTATGCTGACGACCGCGTAATTCACTACGGAATGATTCCACGTGCGAACAGAAGTATTTTTGTAATCAATGAGCTACCAGATCTACAGGCCAGAATTCAGGTTGCTTTATTTAATATTCTTCAGGAAGGGGATATCCAGATCAGAGGTTTCAAATTGCGTTTGCCGTTAGATATGCAATTTGTATTTACAGCCAACCCTGAAGATTATACAAACAGAGGAAGTATTGTAACTCCGCTGAAGGATAGGATAGGATCTCAAATTCTAACCCATTACCCACAGAATATTGATATCGCCAAAACCATTACGGCACAGGAAGCCAAAAAAGATGGTAGACAGGAAGATACTATCAAAGTTCCCGAGCTTGCGAAAAATCTTTTAGAACAAATTAGTTTCGAAGCCAGGGACAGTGAATATATAGATCATAAAAGTGGTGTAAGTGCGAGGATGAGTATTACCGCTTTCGAAAATTTATTAAGTACTGCAGAGAGACGTATCCTTAAAACCGGAAGTGAAGAAACTACTTTACGATTTGGTGATTTTCTTGGGGTTATTCCTGCAATCACTGGAAAAGTGGAACTCGTTTATGAAGGAGAGCAGGAAGGCGCAGCTTTTGTAGCCATGGAACTTATTGGTGCAGCGGTAAAAACCTTGTTCCCGGAGTATTTTCCGAAGATCGAAAAACTTCAGAAGCCAGACGCAACTACACCTTATGATGATCTGGTAGAATGGTTTTTTGAAAGTTCAGGTTTTGAATTGCCAGATGATCTAAGTGATTCAGAATATAAAGAACAGCTAGATTCTATTGAACCTCTAAATGAACTCATTCAGAAATATCAACCGAATATTGAGACATCAGATAAGTACTTTATGAAAGAGTTCTTATTATGGGCTTTGGTCGAACATAAAAAGTTAAGTAAACAGCGTTTTTCTAAAGGTCTCAAGTTTAAGGATCTTTATGGAAGTTATATTAGTGGATTATAA